Proteins encoded together in one Lepisosteus oculatus isolate fLepOcu1 chromosome 2, fLepOcu1.hap2, whole genome shotgun sequence window:
- the id2a gene encoding DNA-binding protein inhibitor ID-2a: protein MKAISPVRSFRKNSAGLSEHGLGISRSKTPVDDPLSLLYNMNDCYSKLKELVPSIPQNKKVSKMEILQHVIDYILDLQIALDSHSAISSLHHQRPGQATSRTPLTTLNTDIGILSLQSAEFPTELMTDDSKTLFR, encoded by the exons ATGAAAGCAATAAGCCCCGTGAGGTCCTTCAGGAAAAACAGCGCCGGTTTGTCTGAGCACGGTCTCGGGATCTCCCGAAGCAAGACCCCGGTGGATGATCCTTTGAGTCTGCTGTACAACATGAACGACTGCTACTCCAAACTGAAGGAACTCGTCCCCAGCATCCCGCAGAACAAGAAGGTGAGCAAGATGGAAATCCTGCAGCATGTCATTGATTACATCCTGGACCTACAGATCGCCCTGGACTCTCATTCCGCTATAAGCAGCCTCCATCATCAGCGACCGGGGCAAGCGACATCCAGGACTCCCTTAACCACCCTCAACACGGACATCGGCATTCTCTCCTTACAG TCGGCCGAGTTTCCAACAGAATTAATGACAGATGACAGCAAGACGCTCTTTCGCTAA